The following proteins are encoded in a genomic region of Ostrea edulis chromosome 7, xbOstEdul1.1, whole genome shotgun sequence:
- the LOC130046318 gene encoding uncharacterized protein LOC130046318 → MARPCLSLLVSLISSVFIGVADARYCYSRYSNGSYYSTCTYSSYYYVPVGSIVGAVIGCLAGLATLIGLLVFFCCIRPRRLAARGRVLQATAGPAATVISTSTAASTAQMGGGYVNTASYPPGTQATYPQHSYPPQQQAPSTGYQPPPSFK, encoded by the exons ATGGCACGACCCTGTCTTAGTCTCCTTGTGTCGCTCATCAGCTCTGTTTTCATAG GTGTTGCTGATGCCAGGTACTGCTACTCCAGATACAGCAATGGAAGCTACTACTCCACCTGTACCTATTCTAGCTACTACTACGT TCCGGTTGGCTCTATCGTTGGAGCTGTGATTGGCTGTTTGGCTGGCCTAGCAACGCTGATTGGACTGTTGGTATTTTTTTGCTGCATCCGACCACGTCGCCTAGCAGCCAGGGGTAGAGTACTCCAAGCAACAGCAGGTCCTGCTGCAACAGTGATTTCTACATCAACCGCAG CATCAACTGCGCAGATGGGTGGTGGTTACGTCAACACAGCTTCCTACCCTCCCGGAACTCAGGCTACCTACCCACAACACTCTTATCCTCCACAACAACAAGCGCCATCTACCGGATATCAACCGCCTCCATCCTTCAAATAA